From Pyxicephalus adspersus chromosome 7, UCB_Pads_2.0, whole genome shotgun sequence, a single genomic window includes:
- the LOC140334906 gene encoding beta-2-microglobulin-like → MKSALILYIGVLALTIGVVLGEVKPPRVYVYTRYPMKFGEPNELICHCTDFHPPRIDIKLKHDRIEYENCQKTDMTFKEDWAYYQTASVPFTPKEGVKYSCDVSHNEGPMKSYVLDTSM, encoded by the exons ATGAAGTctgcactgatcctgtacatcgGTGTCCTGGCACTGACCATCGGGGTGGTGCTGGGAGAAGTCA AACCCCCGAGGGTATATGTGTACACCCGCTATCCAATGAAGTTTGGAGAGCCAAATGAGCTGATCTGTCACTGCACTGACTTTCACCCACCTCGCATTGACATTAAGCTGAAGCATGATCGTATCGAATACGAAAATTGCCAAAAGACTGACATGACCTTCAAGGAGGACTGGGCCTACTACCAGACTGCATCTGTCCCATTTACACCAAAGGAAGGGGTGAAGTACAGCTGTGATGTCAGCCACAATGAAGGGCCCATGAAGTCTTATGTGCTGG atACTTCCATGTAA
- the LOC140334907 gene encoding beta-2-microglobulin-like, whose amino-acid sequence MKSALILYIGVLALPIGVVLGKDKPPKVYVFTQNPIHFGEPNVLICYCSDFHPPNIDIRLKHDGIEYDNCKISELTFMNDWAFSMTSSVNFTPQEGVKYSCDVSHSKGHIKSYVLDTSM is encoded by the exons ATGAAGTctgcactgatcctgtacatcgGTGTCCTGGCACTGCCCATCGGGGTGGTACTGGGGAAAGACA AACCCCCAAAGGTATATGTGTTCACCCAGAATCCAATACATTTTGGTGAGCCGAATGTTCTGATCTGTTACTGCTCTGACTTTCACCCACCCAACATTGACATTAGGCTGAAGCATGATGGTATCGAATATGATAACTGCAAAATATCTGAACTCACCTTCATGAATGATTGGGCCTTCTCCATGACCTCATCTGTCAATTTTACACCACAGGAAGGGGTGAAGTACAGCTGTGATGTCAGCCATAGCAAAGGGCACATCAAGTCCTATGTGCTTG ATACTTCCATGTAA